Proteins encoded within one genomic window of Spirulina major PCC 6313:
- a CDS encoding methyltransferase domain-containing protein, producing MVVQAAWLKYQLLNTLQQCGLRRNSQLKQHLLQTGRTRWLDIGGTPDSFSEGFMCMNMFPVDTISAEFSEQYFYADLDHLDRLNPDNFGQFDLVRMQHVFEHFGYEDGVTLLQFCAQLLKPDGYLLMTVPDLRIHVSGYLNRYRYMKFFSDYAKLRVPDDAPASFIFSIHAHQTGYAPAEIPGQVHKWCYDYAGLAYQFNQVDSLKNFKRLDLLDPWTEIPFTHNRPLEDLCVIAQKR from the coding sequence ATGGTCGTACAAGCCGCATGGCTCAAATATCAACTGCTCAACACATTGCAACAATGTGGCCTCCGTCGAAACAGTCAACTCAAACAGCATCTCCTCCAAACCGGGCGCACCCGTTGGCTCGATATTGGCGGCACTCCTGACTCGTTTTCTGAAGGATTTATGTGTATGAATATGTTCCCTGTGGATACGATTTCGGCTGAATTTTCTGAGCAGTATTTCTATGCAGACTTAGACCATTTAGACCGCCTCAACCCTGATAATTTTGGCCAATTCGATCTCGTGCGGATGCAACATGTATTTGAACATTTTGGATATGAAGATGGTGTAACCCTGCTCCAGTTTTGCGCCCAATTATTAAAACCCGACGGGTATTTATTAATGACCGTCCCCGATTTGCGCATCCATGTCAGCGGATATTTAAACCGCTACCGCTACATGAAATTCTTCTCCGACTATGCCAAACTCAGAGTCCCGGACGATGCCCCCGCTAGCTTTATTTTTTCGATCCACGCCCATCAAACAGGCTACGCCCCCGCAGAAATTCCCGGCCAGGTTCATAAGTGGTGCTATGACTATGCGGGGCTAGCTTATCAATTTAACCAAGTGGATAGTTTGAAAAATTTCAAGCGCCTTGATCTCCTCGACCCCTGGACGGAAATTCCGTTCACCCACAATCGCCCCCTTGAAGATCTTTGTGTGATTGCACAGAAACGATGA
- a CDS encoding shikimate dehydrogenase encodes MQHLNGKTQLLGVIGHPVEHSRSPAMHNAAIAALGQNLIYLPLPIAPDHLAIALPGLAAIGLRGFSVTLPHKQTIIPLLATITPVAQQIGAVNTVWRDGEAWHGTNTDAAGFIAPLQALDRDWSKVTPVILGNGGACRAVVAGCAELGCPAIHVVGRDPEKVAAFHASWQLTPLADHLQVYTWDSLPTLIPHTTLLINTTPVGMEPETERSPLDPALITQLPAGAIAYDLIYTPRPTQFLTLAQAHGATIIDGTEMLVQQGAIALQQWLGQPVPVDVMRSALWQSLA; translated from the coding sequence ATGCAGCATCTCAATGGTAAAACACAGCTTCTCGGTGTCATTGGCCATCCCGTGGAGCATTCTCGCTCCCCCGCGATGCACAATGCTGCGATCGCTGCCCTGGGTCAAAATCTGATCTATCTCCCCCTGCCCATCGCCCCCGATCATCTTGCGATCGCCCTCCCCGGCCTCGCCGCGATCGGCCTGCGGGGCTTCAGCGTCACCCTCCCCCACAAACAAACGATCATCCCCCTCCTGGCAACAATTACCCCCGTCGCCCAACAGATCGGCGCGGTGAATACCGTCTGGCGGGATGGCGAAGCGTGGCATGGCACAAATACCGATGCGGCGGGGTTTATCGCCCCGTTGCAGGCCTTAGATCGGGACTGGTCAAAGGTCACACCGGTCATTCTTGGCAATGGTGGAGCCTGTCGGGCCGTGGTGGCGGGCTGTGCCGAATTGGGCTGCCCGGCGATTCACGTCGTCGGGCGCGATCCTGAAAAAGTGGCGGCGTTCCATGCCAGTTGGCAACTCACCCCCCTCGCGGATCACTTGCAGGTCTACACCTGGGACAGCTTACCCACCCTGATCCCCCACACAACGCTGTTAATCAACACTACCCCCGTCGGCATGGAACCAGAGACGGAGCGATCGCCCCTTGATCCAGCCTTAATCACCCAATTGCCAGCGGGGGCGATCGCCTACGACTTGATCTATACCCCCCGCCCCACCCAATTCCTCACCCTCGCCCAAGCCCACGGCGCGACAATCATCGACGGCACAGAAATGCTCGTCCAACAAGGCGCGATCGCCCTGCAACAATGGCTTGGTCAACCCGTCCCCGTGGATGTGATGCGATCGGCCCTGTGGCAATCCCTCGCCTAA
- the rfbB gene encoding dTDP-glucose 4,6-dehydratase — protein MTSSASSEQVGNSRRLLVTGGAGFIGSNFVYQWSETYPDDRIVVLDALTYAGHRQTLAPLDETPNFRFVQGNICDRALLEKLLVEEQIDTIAHFAAESHVDRSILSPDTFIQTNIVGTFTLLDTFRLHWQRAKGAGVNCDRWLFLHVSTDEVYGSLGDRDPAFSETSLYSPNSPYAASKAGSDHLVHSYHHTYGLPIVISNCSNNYGPYHFPEKLIPLTCINILLGKPIPVYGDGKNIRDWLYVEDHCRALEVLIRKGKRGQHYNIGGNNEVRNIELVNILCQLMDELAPNLPVRPSRELITMVSDRPGHDRRYAVNARKLSIQLGWSPTTSIEDGLRQTVRWYLEHPDWWQPLLSSDYQQFYQQLYGNAAAS, from the coding sequence ATGACATCTAGTGCCTCATCGGAGCAGGTTGGTAATTCGCGGCGACTTCTGGTCACAGGGGGCGCAGGGTTTATTGGTAGTAATTTTGTCTATCAGTGGAGCGAAACCTATCCGGATGATCGGATTGTGGTCTTGGATGCGCTGACCTATGCCGGACATCGGCAGACCTTGGCTCCGTTGGATGAAACCCCCAATTTTCGGTTTGTGCAAGGGAATATTTGCGATCGCGCCCTCCTAGAAAAACTCCTCGTCGAAGAACAGATCGACACGATCGCCCATTTTGCCGCCGAGTCCCATGTGGATCGCTCCATCCTCAGCCCGGACACCTTCATTCAAACCAACATCGTTGGTACATTTACCCTCCTCGATACCTTTCGCCTCCATTGGCAACGGGCCAAAGGGGCGGGGGTAAATTGCGATCGCTGGCTCTTTCTCCATGTGTCCACCGATGAAGTCTACGGCAGTTTAGGCGATCGTGACCCTGCGTTTTCAGAAACCAGCCTCTATTCTCCCAACAGCCCCTACGCCGCCTCCAAAGCCGGGAGCGATCACTTGGTGCATTCCTATCACCACACCTACGGCCTGCCCATAGTAATCAGCAACTGCTCCAACAACTACGGCCCCTACCATTTCCCCGAAAAACTGATCCCCCTCACTTGCATCAACATCCTCCTAGGCAAACCGATTCCGGTCTACGGCGATGGGAAAAATATCCGGGATTGGCTGTATGTAGAAGACCATTGCCGGGCCTTAGAAGTCTTAATTCGCAAAGGAAAACGCGGTCAGCATTACAACATTGGCGGCAATAATGAAGTGCGCAATATTGAATTGGTAAATATTCTCTGTCAATTGATGGACGAACTTGCCCCCAATCTGCCCGTGCGCCCCTCCCGCGAGTTGATCACGATGGTGAGCGATCGCCCCGGCCACGATCGCCGCTACGCCGTCAACGCCCGCAAACTCTCAATCCAACTCGGCTGGAGTCCCACCACCTCCATCGAAGACGGACTGCGGCAAACCGTGCGCTGGTATTTAGAGCATCCGGACTGGTGGCAGCCCTTGCTATCCTCGGACTATCAGCAGTTTTATCAACAACTTTATGGCAACGCCGCCGCCTCCTAG
- a CDS encoding DMT family transporter: MATPPPPSRIPPQVFLWIAVLIFGASGAVTRRLSELGASLATMGHNPISLCNVLFVGNLCALGVLLVLYGKELQPQRLSQLTGGDWGLLAAIALLSGALAPGLVFDALANTPVNNVILIGRLEPPLVLALSVWALGEGVNRWQVMGAVVSLVGIVLTVALQGFGGEMAGVELSLGRGELFTAIAAVAVAISTILTKKQSSRVTLGVNSIVRTAIGTSLFFLLALILYGQNHFMELFTPFLWQWMLLYGTVIVVVGQSAWVAGLRQSSAATASLVGSFTPIAGIIAAYLILGEAPTPPQIIGGAIVIAGLVLSQIGTQKSLRRASNSEPLSPSEIEAEMGFRGV, translated from the coding sequence ATGGCAACGCCGCCGCCTCCTAGCCGGATTCCCCCTCAAGTTTTTCTCTGGATCGCCGTGCTGATTTTTGGCGCATCGGGAGCCGTCACCCGTCGCCTCAGCGAATTGGGGGCAAGTCTCGCCACGATGGGCCATAATCCGATTTCCCTCTGTAATGTGCTGTTTGTGGGCAATCTCTGCGCCTTGGGGGTGCTGCTTGTGTTGTATGGAAAAGAATTGCAACCCCAACGTTTAAGCCAATTAACGGGGGGCGATTGGGGTTTGTTAGCAGCGATCGCGCTGCTCTCCGGTGCGCTCGCGCCGGGTCTCGTCTTTGATGCCTTGGCAAATACGCCCGTGAATAATGTGATTTTGATTGGTCGCCTTGAGCCGCCGTTGGTTTTGGCGTTATCGGTGTGGGCGTTGGGGGAAGGGGTGAACCGTTGGCAGGTAATGGGGGCGGTGGTGTCCCTGGTGGGGATTGTGCTCACGGTGGCGTTGCAGGGGTTCGGCGGCGAAATGGCGGGGGTGGAGTTGAGCTTGGGGCGGGGGGAATTGTTTACAGCGATCGCGGCTGTGGCCGTAGCGATTTCCACCATTTTGACGAAAAAACAATCCTCACGGGTCACATTGGGGGTGAATAGCATCGTGCGCACTGCGATCGGCACGAGTTTATTTTTCCTCCTCGCCCTCATCCTCTACGGCCAAAACCATTTTATGGAACTGTTCACCCCGTTCCTCTGGCAATGGATGCTACTCTACGGCACGGTGATTGTCGTGGTGGGTCAATCGGCCTGGGTAGCTGGGCTACGGCAGAGCAGCGCCGCCACCGCCTCCCTCGTGGGTTCGTTCACCCCGATCGCCGGGATCATCGCCGCCTATTTAATTTTGGGAGAAGCGCCGACACCGCCCCAAATTATTGGAGGTGCGATCGTAATTGCGGGTTTGGTTCTCAGTCAAATCGGCACTCAAAAAAGTTTGCGCCGTGCCTCGAATTCTGAACCCCTCAGCCCCAGTGAAATCGAAGCCGAAATGGGCTTTCGCGGCGTTTAG